The following coding sequences are from one Peromyscus eremicus chromosome X, PerEre_H2_v1, whole genome shotgun sequence window:
- the LOC131899336 gene encoding BTB/POZ domain-containing protein KCTD12-like, giving the protein MAMPEKSSGVKPSEDCSNFPEIIELNVGGQVYITRYPTLISIPGSRLWEMFSVKNPCSLIQDNKGRFFIDRDGFLFRYVLDYMRDLQVVLPDHFPECGRLHREAEYFKLPELAKMLALKMNKLSSVGNDSCQIDLEELSPSIDTTFNFSSTNTIHISGPDNSVVLTAATGSELKKAGFITIGYRGSYTLGRDSQTDAKFRRVARIMVCGKISLAKEVFGDTLNESRDPDRPPERYTSRYYLKFTFLEQAFDKLADAGFHMVACNSTGTCTVTHDQTDDRIWTSYTEYVFYRE; this is encoded by the coding sequence ATGGCCATGCCAGAAAAGTCAAGTGGTGTCAAACCATCTGAGGATTGCAGCAATTTTCCCGAGATTATTGAACTCAATGTAGGTGGCCAGGTATACATAACTCGCTATCCTACTCTGATCAGCATTCCTGGTTCCCGGCTCTGGGAAATGTTCAGTGTAAAGAACCCTTGCTCCCTGATCCAGGACAACAAAGGGAGATTCTTCATCGATCGAGATGGTTTTCTCTTTCGTTATGTCCTAGACTACATGAGAGATCTGCAGGTAGTACTTCCTGACCACTTTCCAGAGTGTGGCCGGCTCCATAGGGAAGCAGAATACTTTAAGTTGCCAGAACTGGCGAAGATGTTGGCCCTTAAAATGAACAAGCTCAGCTCAGTTGGCAACGACTCATGTCAAATTGATCTGGAAGAGCTTTCCCCCAGCATCGACACCACTTTTAATTTCTCTTCAACTAATACCATTCATATCAGTGGCCCTGATAATTCCGTGGTTCTGACAGCTGCCACTGGTTCTGAGCTCAAGAAGGCTGGCTTCATCACTATTGGCTATCGAGGCTCCTATACTCTGGGCAGGGACAGCCAAACAGATGCCAAATTCCGCCGTGTGGCCAGAATCATGGTGTGTGGTAAGATCTCCTTAGCCAAAGAAGTGTTCGGCGACACTCTGAATGAGAGCAGAGACCCAGACCGCCCTCCTGAGCGATACACTTCTCGATACTACCTCAAATTCACTTTTCTGGAACAAGCCTTCGACAAACTAGCTGATGCTGGCTTCCACATGGTAGCATGCAACTCCACTGGCACCTGCACTGTCACGCACGACCAAACAGATGACAGGATCTGGACCTCTTACACTGAATACGTTTTTTATCGTGAGTGA